A single region of the Mustela lutreola isolate mMusLut2 chromosome 2, mMusLut2.pri, whole genome shotgun sequence genome encodes:
- the ABCA7 gene encoding phospholipid-transporting ATPase ABCA7 isoform X5 has protein sequence MAFWTQLMLLLWKNFLYRRRQPVQLLVELLWPLFLFFILVAVRHSHPPLEHHECHFPNKPLPSAGTVPWLQGLICNLNNTCFPQPTPAEQPRVLSNFQDSLVSRLLADARTVLGGPSTHRTLASLGKLMSLLRAAGTTAQHQPSDRLQDLLSLTTELLGTLLGEGSLGSVPDHAQESVSSFVEAAEDLAQELLALPSLVELRALLRRPQGAGGPLEAVSEALCSARGPSIPGGPSLNWYEASHLKELVGQEPAAAQPDHGLSPACAELVGSLESHPLSRLLWRRLKPLVLGKVLFTPNTAFTRQLMAQRLLRAGDRGRTRPGGSGGQAQAKALLAFLDPHGEGYTWREAHADVGHVVGMLGRVVECVTLDKLEVVPSEAALVARALELLAERRFWAGIVFLGPEERRDLAQPRGPGHVRVKIRMDIDAVTRTNKIRDRFWDPGPAADPLTDLRYVWGGFVYLQDLLERAAVRVLSGREPRARLFLQQMPYPCFVDDAFLRVLSRSLPLFLTLAWIYSVALTVKAVVREKEARLRGTMQAMGLGRAVLWLGWFLSCLAPFLLSTALLVLVLKLGDILPYSHPAVVFLFLAAFAVATVVQSFLLTAFFSRANLAAACGGLAYFVLYLPYVLCVAWRDQLPAGGLVAASLLSPVAFGFGCESLALLEEQGEGAQWHNMGTGPAADVFSLAQVSGILLLDAALYGLATWYLEAVCPGQYGIPKPWNFPFRRSYWFGARSPKGSSPPATPKDPKVLMEEVPPGLIPGVSIRGLEKHFPGNPQPALRGLSLDFYQGQITALLGHNGAGKTTTLSILSGLFPPTRGSACILGYDVQSSMEAIRPHLGVCPQYNVLFDMLTVDEHIWFYGRLKGLSAAAVRPEQARLLQDVGLVPKSGAQTRHLSGGMQRKLSVAIAFVGGSRVVILDEPTAGVDPASRRSIWELLLKYREGRTLILSTHHLDEAELLGDRVAVVAGGRLCCCGSPLFLRRHLGSGYYLTLVKAPVSLAASSKGKPDLEESVDAGQKREPVSWGGTAGVSGLLSLVQQLVPGARLVRELPHELVLVLPYGGAVDGSFARLFWEVDQRLEELGLAGYGISDTSLEEIFLKVVQDCAAATDPEDAATGGSHRQHPGPGRTRPDVTTQLKIQPEESISEDGERALSAPETQALRGSAQPRMWGWALTRQQLRALLLKRFLLARRSRRGLFAQIVLPALFVGLALVFSLIVPPFGHYPALRLSPSLYGAQVSFFSDDAPGNPERARLLEMLLEEAGLEAPPGNGSTRMRECPAPAVCRFWVPEVPVGVAEVLTSGNWTPESPSPACRCSQPGARRLLPDCPAAAGGPPPPQALAGSGEVVQNLTGRNLSDFLVKTYPRLVRQGLKTKKWVNEVRYGGFSLGGRDPGLPSGQEVSRSVEQLLVLLDPAPGGALDRILNSLAVWAHSLDAEDSLKIWFNNKGWHAMVAFLNRANNAILRAQLPPGPARHAHSITTLNHPLNLTKEQLSEAALMASSVDVLVSICVVFAMSFVPASFTLILIEERITRAKHLQFMGGLPPTLYWLGNFLWDMCNYLVSACVVVLIFLAFQQRAYVAPANLPALLLLLLLYGWSITPLMYPASFFFSVPSTAYVVLTCVNLFIGINGSMATFVLELFSDQKLQDVSRILRQVFLIFPHFCLGRGLIDMVRNQAMADAFERLGDGQFQSPLRWEVVGKNLLAMAVQGPLFLLSTLLLQQGGRLLPQPQPGSLHPLEDEDDDVARERERVVRGDTQGDVLVLRDLTKVYRGQRTPAVDRLCLGIPPGECFGLLGVNGAGKTSTFRMVTGDTLPSGGEATLAGHSVAREPASAHRHMGYCPQSDAIFELLTGRQHLELFARLRGVPETQVAQTASLGLERLGLLQSADQPAGTYSGGNKRKLATAVALVGDPAVVFLDEPTTGMDPSSRRFLWNSLLAVVREGRSVVLTSHSMEECEALCTRLAVMVNGRFRCLGSTQHLKNRFGAGHTLTLRVPAARSESALALVGTAFPGAELREAHGSRLRFQLPPGGRCALSRVFGELAARGAEHGVEDFSVSQTTLEEVFLNFSKDQGNEEDHRPEAGGRGGPAPRPQLPGLVAGFLEDPSMAESVL, from the exons ATGGCCTTCTGGACGCAGCTCATGCTGCTGCTTTGGAAGAATTTCCTGTACCGCAGGAGACAACCG gtcCAGCTCCTGGTGGAGTTGCTGtggcctctctttctcttcttcatcctGGTGGCCGTCcgccactcccaccccccacttgaGCACCACGAAT GCCATTTCCCCAACAAGCCGCTGCCCTCGGCCGGCACCGTTCCTTGGCTCCAGGGTCTCATCTGCAACTTGAACAACACTTGCTTCCCGCAGCCCACGCCCGCCGAGCAGCCGCGCGTCCTCAGCAACTTCCAGGACTCCCT GGTCTCCCGGCTCCTGGCAGATGCCCGCACTGTCCTGGGGGGCCCCAGTACCCACAGAACGCTGGCCAGCCTGGGAAAGCTGATGTCGCTGCTGAGAGCTGCGGGCACAACAG CCCAGCATCAGCCAAGCGACCGACTGCAGGACCTCCTGTCCCTGACCACTGAGCTACTGGGGACACTGCTTGGAGAG GGGTCCCTGGGGTCTGTGCCTGACCACGCCCAGGAGTCCGTGAGCAGCTTTGTGGAGGCAGCAGAGGACCTGGCCCAGGAG CTCCTGGCACTGCCCAGCCTGGTGGAGCTACGGGCACTGCTGCGGAGACCTCAAGGAGCAGGTGGACCCCTGGAGGCTGTGTCCGAGGCCCTCTGCAGTGCCCGGGGGCCTAGTATACCCGGGGGGCCCTCCCTCAACTGGTACGAGGCCAGCCACCTGAAGGAGTTGGTGGGGCAGGAGCCAGCAGCAGCCCAGCCCGACCACGGCCTGA gccctgctTGTGCTGAGCTTGTGGGGTCCCTGGAATCTCACCCACTGTCCCGCCTGCTCTGGAGGCGTCTGAAGCCGCTGGTCCTGGGGAAAGTGCTGTTTACACCCAACACTGCCTTCACCAGGCAGCTCATggcccag agGCTCCTGCGagctggggacagaggaaggacgCGGCCGGGGGGATCCGGAGGTCAGGCCCAGGCCAAGGCCCTGCTGGCCTTTCTGGACCCCCACGGGGAAGGCTACACCTGGCGGGAGGCCCATGCCGACGTGGGCCACGTGGTGGGCATGCTGGGCCGCGTGGTGGAG TGTGTCACCCTGGACAAGCTGGAGGTGGTACCCTCAGAGGCCGCCCTGGTGGCAAGGGCGCTGGAGCTGCTGGCAGAGCGCCGCTTCTGGGCCGGCATCGTCTTCCTGGGGCCTGAGGAACGTCGGGACCTTGCACAGCCCCGGGGTCCCGGCCACGTGCGGGTCAAGATCCGCATGGACATCGATGCTGTCACAAGAACCAACAAGATCAGGGACAG GTTCTGGGACCCCGGCCCGGCCGCCGACCCCTTGACGGACCTGCGCTACGTGTGGGGTGGCTTCGTGTACCTGCAGGACCTGCTGGAGCGCGCGGCGGTGCGTGTGCTCAGCGGCCGCGAGCCCCGGGCCCGCCTCTTCCTGCAGCAGATGCCGTACCCCTGCTTCGTGGATGACGC GTTCCTGCGCGTCCTGAGCCGGTCGCTGCCGCTCTTCCTGACGCTGGCCTGGATCTACTCGGTGGCGCTGACGGTGAAGGCGGTGGTGCGCGAGAAGGAAGCCAGGCTGCGCGGCACCATGCAGGCCATGGGGCTGGGCCGCGCCGTGCTCTGGCTCGGCTGGTTCCTCAGCTGCCTGGCGCCCTTCCTGCTCAGCACCGCGCTGCTCGTGCTGGTGCTCAAG CTCGGGGACATCCTCCCCTACAGCCACCCGGCCGTGGTCTTCCTGTTCCTGGCGGCTTTCGCCGTGGCCACCGTGGTCCAGAGCTTCCTTCTGACCGCCTTCTTCTCCCGCGCCAACCTGGCGGCCGCCTGCGGAGGCCTCGCCTACTTCGTGCTCTACCTGCCCTATGTGCTGTGTGTGGCCTGGCGGGACCAGCTGCCTGCGGGTGGTCTGGTGGCTGCG AGCCTTCTGTCTCCTGTGGCCTTTGGGTTCGGCTGCGAGAGCCTGGCGCTGCTGGAGGAGCAGGGCGAGGGCGCGCAGTGGCACAACATGGGCACTGGGCCTGCGGCCGACGTCTTCAGCTTGGCGCAGGTTTCTGGCATTCTGCTGCTGGATGCCGCGCTCTATGGCCTCGCCACCTGGTACCTCGAGGCCGTCTGCCCAG GCCAGTACGGGATCCCCAAACCATGGAACTTTCCCTTTCGGAGGAGCTATTGGTTTGGAGCTCGTTCTCCCAAGGGTTCCTCCCCACCTGCCACCCCGAAGGACCCAAAAG TGCTGATGGAAGAGGTACCCCCGGGCCTGATCCCAGGAGTCTCCATACGGGGCCTGGAGAAGCACTTTCCCGGCAACCCGCAGCCGGCCCTGCGGGGGCTCAGCCTGGACTTCTACCAGGGCCAGATCACTGCCTTGCTGGGCCACAATGGAGCCGGCAAGACGACCACACT GTCCATCCTGAGTGGCCTCTTTCCCCCAACCCGGGGCTCCGCCTGCATCCTGGGCTATGATGTCCAGTCCAGCATGGAAGCCATCCGGCCCCACCTGGGCGTCTGCCCGCAGTACAACGTGCTGTTTGACAT GCTGACCGTGGATGAGCACATCTGGTTCTACGGGCGGCTGAAGGGTCTGAGTGCGGCTGCTGTGCGCCCCGAGCAGGCCCGTCTcctgcaggatgtggggctcgtcCCCAAGTCGGGGGCCCAGACACGCCACCTCTCTG GCGGGATGCAGAGGAAGCTCTCAGTGGCCATCGCCTTTGTGGGTGGCTCCCGGGTCGTGATCCTAGATGAGCCCACAGCTGGTGTGGACCCTGCTTCCCGGCGCAGCATTTGGGAGCTGCTGCTCAAATACCGGGAAG GTCGCACACTGATCCTTTCCACCCACCACCTGGATGAGGCAGAGCTGCTAGGAGACCGGGTGGCTGTGGTGGCGGGAGGCCGCTTGTGCTGCTGCGGTTCCCCGCTCTTCCTGCGCCGTCACCTCGGCTCCGGCTACTATCTGACGTTGGTGAAGGCTCCCGTGTCCCTGGCCGCCAGCAGCAAG gggaagccggacCTGGAGGAGAGCGTAGATGCCGGGCAGAAGAGGGAGCCGGTCAGCtggggtggcacagctg GTGTGTCCGGGCTGCTGTCCCTTGTGCAGCAGCTGGTGCCCGGGGCGCGGCTGGTGAGGGAGCTGCCCCATGAGCTGGTGCTAGTGCTGCCCTACGGGGGTGCTGTGGACGGCAGCTTTGCCAGGCTTTTCTGGGAAGTAGACCAGCGGctggaggagctggggctggCCGGCTACGGGATCTCGGACACCAGCCTGGAAGAG ATCTTCCTGAAGGTGGTACAAGATTGTGCTGCGGCCACAGACCCGGAGGATGCGGCCACAG GGGGTAGCCACAGGCAGCACCCAGGCCCAGGCCGTACTCGCCCAGATGTGACCACACAGCTCAAGATCCAACCTGAGGAGTCCATCTCGGAAGACGGGGAGCGTG cTCTGTCTGCCCCAGAGACACAGGCCCTGCGGGGCTCTGCACAGCCCCGGATGTGGGGTTGGGCACTGACCCGCCAACAGCTCCGGGCCCTGCTTCTCAAGCGCTTTCTGCTTGCCCGCCGCAGCCGCCGTGGCCTGTTTGCACAG ATCGTGCTGCCTGCCCTCTTTGTGGGGCTGGCGCTGGTGTTCAGTCTCATCGTGCCTCCTTTCGGACACTACCCGGCTCTGCGGCTCAGTCCCAGCTTGTATGGTGCCCAGGTGTCCTTCTTCAG TGACGACGCTCCTGGGAACCCAGAGCGCGCCCGCCTGCTGGAGATGCTGctggaggaggcagggctggaggcCCCCCCGGGGAACGGCTCTACCAG gatgCGCGAGTGCCCAGCGCCCGCTGTCTGCCGGTTTTGGGTTCCTGAAGTGCCCGTGGGTGTTGCTGAGGTCCTGACCAGCGGAAACTGGACCCCGGAGTCCCCGTCCCCAGCCTGCCGGTGCAGCCAGCCCGGTGCCCGGCGCCTGCTGCCCGACTGCCCTGCTGCGGCGGGTggtccccccccgccccaggcgcTGGCCGGCTCTGGGGAGGTGGTGCAGAACCTGACAGGCCGGAACCTGTCCGACTTCCTGGTGAAGACCTACCCGCGCCTGGTCAGGCAGGG CCTGAAGACCAAGAAGTGGGTGAACGAGGTCAG GTATGGGGGCTTCTCCCTGGGGGGCCGAGACCCAGGCCTGCCCTCGGGCCAGGAGGTGAGTCGCTCGGTGGAGCAGCTGCTGGTGCTGCTGGACCCCGCGCCGGGCGGGGCCCTCGACCGCATCCTGAACAGCCTCGCCGTGTGGGCTCACAGCCTCGACGCAGAGGACAGTCTCAAG ATCTGGTTCAACAACAAGGGCTGGCACGCCATGGTCGCCTTTCTCAACAGAGCCAACAACGCCATCCTCCGCGCCCAGCTGCCCCCGGGCCCTGCCCGCCACGCCCACAGCATCACCACGCTCAACCACCCCCTGAACCTCACCAAGGAGCAGCTGTCAGAGGCTGCGCT GATGGCCTCATCGGTGGACGTGCTTGTTTCCATCTGTGTGGTGTTTGCCATGTCTTTCGTCCCAGCCAGCTTCACCCTCATTCTCATAGAGGAGCGCATCACCCGGGCCAAACACCTGCAGTTTATGGGGGGCCTGCCTCCCACTCTTTACTGGCTCGGCAACTTCCTCTGGGACATG TGTAACTACTTGGTGTCAGCGTGCGTCGTCGTGCTCATCTTCCTGGCCTTCCAGCAGAGGGCGTACGTGGCCCCTGCCAACCTGCCGGCCCTCCTGCTGCTGTTACTGCTCTACGG CTGGTCGATCACGCCGCTCATGTACCctgcctccttcttcttctccgtGCCCAGCACGGCCTACGTGGTGCTCACCTGTGTCAACCTCTTCATCGGCATCAATGGCAGCATGGCCACCTTCGTGCTCGAGCTCTTCTCTGATCAG AAGCTGCAGGACGTCAGCCGGATCCTGAGACAGGTCTTCCTAATCTTCCCCCACTTCTGCCTGGGCCGGGGGCTCATCGACATGGTGCGGAACCAGGCGATGGCTGATGCCTTTGAGCGCTTGG GAGATGGGCAGTTCCAGTCACCCTTGCGCTGGGAGGTGGTCGGCAAGAATCTCTTGGCCATGGCGGTGCAGGGGCCGCTCTTCCTCCTGTCCACGCTCCTGCTGCAGCAGGGCGGACGCCTCTTGCCGCA ACCCCAGCCCGGGTCGCTGCACCCCCTGGAGGACGAGGATGACGACGTGGCCCGAGAGCGGGAACGGGTGGTCCGAGGCGACACCCAGGGGGACGTGTTGGTGCTGAGAGACCTGACCAAG GTGTACCGTGGGCAGAGGACACCAGCGGTCGACCGCCTGTGCCTGGGGATCCCCCCTGGTGAG TGTTTCGGTCTGCTGGGAGTGAATGGAGCTGGGAAAACCTCCACATTCCGCATGGTGACTGGGGACACGCTACCCAGCGGTGGGGAGGCCACACTGGCAGGCCACAG TGTGGCCCGGGAGCCGGCGTCTGCGCACCGCCACATGGGTTACTGCCCTCAGTCGGATGCCATCTTCGAGCTACTGACGGGCCGCCAGCACCTGGAGCTGTTCGCGCGCCTACGCGGTGTTCCCGAGACACAGGTTGCCCAG ACGGCGAGCCTGGGCCTGGAGCGCCTGGGGCTCCTGCAGTCCGCGGACCAACCTGCGGGCACCTACAGTGGAGGGAACAAGAGGAAGCTGGCCACAGCGGTGGCACTGGTGGGGGACCCCGCTGTGGTCTTTTTG GACGAGCCGACCACCGGCATGGACCCCAGCTCTCGGCGCTTTCTCTGGAACAGCCTCCTGGCCGTCGTGCGGGAGGGCCGCTCCGTGGTGCTTACGTCACACAG CATGGAGGAGTGCGAGGCCCTGTGCACGCGCCTGGCCGTCATGGTGAACGGGCGGTTCCGCTGTCTGGGCAGCACGCAGCACCTCAAGAACAG gttCGGAGCCGGCCACACGCTGACCCTGCGGGTGCCCGCCGCCCGGTCCGAGTCGGCGCTGGCCCTCGTGGGGACCGCGTTCCCGGGGGCCGAGCTGCGCGAGGCGCACGGCAGCCGCCTGCGCTTCCAGCTGCCGCCGGGAGGGCGCTGCGCCCTGTCCCGCGTCTTCGGGGAGCTGGCGGCGCGCGGGGCGGAGCACGGCGTGGAGGACTTCTCCGTGAGCCAGACCACCTTAGAGGAG GTATTCTTGAACTTCTCCAAGGACCAGGGGAATGAGGAGGACCACAGGCCAGAGGCCGGAGGCCGGGGAGGCCCTGCGCCACGCCCACAGCTTCCCGGACTCGTCGCTGGATTCCTGGAGGACCCCAGCATGGCCGAGTCGGTCCTCTGA